One stretch of Eretmochelys imbricata isolate rEreImb1 chromosome 1, rEreImb1.hap1, whole genome shotgun sequence DNA includes these proteins:
- the LOC144279121 gene encoding olfactory receptor 51G2-like, which translates to MSAVNDTEFSSALLLLTGIPGQEDFHLWISIPFCLVYVISIVGNSVILFIIKTDQSLHEPMYIFLSMLAVTDLALSISTMPTTLGIFLFNSREISLDACFAQLFFIHSLSIIESSVLLLMAFDRFVAICNPLRYASILTLPRIGKMGLVFVLRGVTLIFPLPFLLKRFRYCRANVLSHCYCLHQEVMKMACSDITVNYIYGFFLNISVVGLDSLFIFLSYVMILKTVLKVASRAECLRALNTCVSHLCAVLLFYTPQIGLSVIHRFEKGSPPLLKVLLGYISLFVPPLMNPIVYSVKSKQLRARIIRVFVK; encoded by the coding sequence ATGTCAGCTGTCAATGACACCGAattcagctctgctctgctccttctcaccgggatacctgggcaggaagacttccatctctggatctctatccccttctgcttAGTGTATGTTATTTCAATTgtaggaaattcagtcattctgtttATTATAAAAACAGATCAAAGCCTCCACgagcccatgtacattttcctttccatgttggccGTCACAGACCTTGCCTTATCCATATCCACCATGCCTACAACCCTGGGTATATTCTTGTTTAACTCTAGGGAGATCAGCCTGGATGCTTGTTTTGCCCAGCTGTTCTTCATTCACTCACTTTCAATCATTGAATCATCGGTACTCCTATTGATGGCCTTTGATCGATTCGTTGCtatctgtaacccactgagatATGCTTCTATCTTAACCCTGCCAAGAATTGGAAAGATGGGACTGGTGTTTGTGCTAAGAGGAGTGACCTTAATCTTCCCACTCCCCTTTCTCCTTAAACGGTTCCGATATTGTCGAGCCAATGTCCTCTCCCATTGCTACTGCCTGCACCAAGAGGTCATGAAGATGGCTTGTTCGGACATCACAGTCAATTACATCTATGGCTTCTTTCTTAACATCTCCGTGGTGGGGTTAGATTCACTGTTCATCTTCCTCTCATATGTGATGATCCTCAAAACAGTGCTGAAAGTCGCATCCCGTGCGGAGTGCCTTAGGGCCCTGAACACATgtgtctcccacctctgtgctgtCCTGCTCTTCTACACACCACAGATTGGCTTGTCTGTGATACACAGATTTGAGAAGGGTTCTCCTCCATTGCTCAAGGTTCTCCTGGGCTACATCTCTCTGTTTGTCCCACCACTTATGAACCCAATTGTGTACAGCGTGAAAAGCAAACAGCTTCGTGCTAGGATAATCAGGGTGTTTGTCAAGTGA
- the LOC144279130 gene encoding olfactory receptor 51G2-like has protein sequence MSAVNDTEFSCALLLLTGIPGQEDFHLWISIPFCLVYVISIVGNSVILFIIKTDQSLHEPMYIFLSMLAVTDLALSISTMPTTLGIFLFNSREISLDACFAQLFFIHSLSFIESSVLLLMAFDRFVAICNPLRYASILTLPRIGKMGLVFVLRGVTLIFPLPFLLKRFRYCRANVLSHCYCLHQEVMKLACSDITVNYIYGFFLNISVVGLDSLFIFLSYVMILKTVLKVASRAECLRALNTCVSHLCAVLLFYTPQIGLSVIHRFEKGSPPLLKVLLGYISLFVSPLTNPIVYSVKSKQLRARIIRVFVE, from the coding sequence ATGTCAGCTGTCAATGACACCGAATTCAGCTGTGCTCTGCTCCTTCTCACTGGGATACCTGGACAGGAAGACTTCCATCTCtggatctctatccccttctgcttAGTGTATGTTATTTCAATTgtaggaaattcagtcattctgtttattataaaaacagatcaaagcctccatgagcccatgtacattttcctttccatgttggccGTCACAGACCTTGCCTTATCCATATCCACCATGCCTACAACCCTGGGTATATTCTTGTTTAACTCTAGGGAGATCAGCCTGGATGCTTGTTTTGCCCAGCTGTTCTTCATTCACTCACTTTCATTCATTGAATCATCGGTACTCCTGTTGATGGCCTTTGATCGATTCGTTGCtatctgtaacccactgagatATGCTTCTATCTTAACCCTGCCAAGAATTGGAAAGATGGGACTGGTGTTTGTGCTAAGAGGAGTGACCTTAATCTTCCCACTCCCCTTTCTCCTTAAACGGTTCCGATATTGTCGAGCCAATGTCCTCTCCCATTGCTACTGCCTGCACCAAGAGGTCATGAAGCTGGCTTGTTCGGACATCACAGTCAACTACATCTATGGCTTCTTTCTTAACATCTCCGTGGTGGGGTTAGATTCACTGTTCATCTTCCTCTCATATGTGATGATCCTCAAAACAGTGCTGAAAGTCGCATCCCGTGCGGAGTGCCTTAGGGCCCTGAACACATgtgtctcccacctctgtgctgtCCTGCTCTTCTACACACCACAGATTGGCTTGTCTGTGATACACAGATTTGAGAAGGGTTCTCCTCCATTGCTCAAGGTTCTCCTGGGCTACATCTCTCTGTTTGTCTCACCACTTACGAACCCAATTGTGTACAGTGTGAAAAGCAAACAGCTTCGTGCTAGGATAATCAGGGTGTTTGTCGAGTGA